From bacterium:
TGAGGTAATTCGTCATCGAGGCCCTGATGATGAAGGGATTTATCTGGAAAAGAATATTAGTCTGGGGATGAGAAGATTAAATATTATTGACCTTGTTACCGGACATCAACCTATTCATAACGAAGATAAAACTATTTTTGTAGTCTATAATGGTGAGATTTACAATTTCCCGGAGATACGGGAGTCTTTAGAAAAAAATGGGCATCGTTTCAATACCCAGACCGATACGGAAGTTATCGTTCACCTCTATGAGGAAATGGGAACGAAATGTGTAGAAAGACTTAATGGCATGTTCGGATTTGCTCTCTGGGATAAAAAAAGAAATAGCCTCTTTTTAGCCCTTGATAGAATAGGTATTAAACCACTTCATTATGTTGTTGTAAATAATCAATTTATCTTTGGTTCAGAGATAAAAGCAATATTAGTCCATCCGGATGTAAATAGAGAGATTGATTTGTCTTCATTAGATAAATATCTTACCTATGAATATATTCCTGCTCCTAATACTATTTTTAAAGGGATTAAGAAATTACCACCTGGCTCTTTTATGATTATTAATCCAGCTGGAGAGATAAAAACCGAACAATACGGGGATATTAATTTTAGTTATGATGAGAAATTAAAGGAAGAAGAGGGATATCAAGAAGAACTTTTATCATTGCTTAAGGCTTCAGTAAAAAGGATGTTAATTAGTGATGTGCCGTTGGGAGTTTTTTTAAGTGGTGGCATTGACTCAAGTACGATTACTGCTTTGATGTCAGAATTAGTGCCAGGACAGGTCAAGACCTTTTCTATCGGCTTTGAAGATAGGAGTTTTGATGAATCTGGCTATGCCCGTAAGGTGGCTCAATACTTTGGCACCAGGCATTATGAAGAAATATTGAGTCCTAACAAACTAATAGAACTTGTTCCGATTATAGCTGATGTGTTAGATGAGCCTTTAGGAGATGCCTCAATTATTCCTACCTACTTACTTTCTCAATTTACTCGCCAGTATGTAACTGTAGCTTTAGGTGGAGATGGAGGGGATGAATTATTTGCTGGCTATCCTACTTATCCAGCCCATCGTTTAGCTCATTCTTATGAAAAACTACCAGGATTTCTTCGAGAAGGTATGATTGAGAAGATAATCAAAAAATTACCTGTATCTACTTCTAATATCAGCCTTGACTTTCAGGCTAAAAAATTTATTTCAGGCATCCCGTATTCTCCAGAAATCCGCAATTATATCTGGTTAGGCTCATTTAGCCCCATTGAAAAAAAAGACTTGCTTTCTAATGAAATTTGTGATATACTAAAAACTACTAACTCATTTGAAGACATAGAAATGTATCTGGCAAAGACTAAAACTGAGGATTTTCTTGACAGATTGCTTTACTTAGATATGAAATTTTATCTTCAGGAAGATATTTTAGTCAAAGTTGATAGAGCCAGTATGGCTAATTCACTGGAGGTCAGGCCACCTCTATTAGACCATACCTTTGTAGAGTATGTGGCTAATTTACCCCATCAACTCAAATTGAAAGGGTTGACCACAAAGTATATTTTTAAAAAAGCAGTGAAACATTTACTTCCCAAAGGAATAGCGAGCAGAAAAAAGAAAGGATTTGGCATCCCAGTGGCTAAATGGTTTAAGAATGAATTAAAGGGATTC
This genomic window contains:
- the asnB gene encoding asparagine synthase (glutamine-hydrolyzing), translated to MCGICGYLTFGEKTVEKEIIHQMCEVIRHRGPDDEGIYLEKNISLGMRRLNIIDLVTGHQPIHNEDKTIFVVYNGEIYNFPEIRESLEKNGHRFNTQTDTEVIVHLYEEMGTKCVERLNGMFGFALWDKKRNSLFLALDRIGIKPLHYVVVNNQFIFGSEIKAILVHPDVNREIDLSSLDKYLTYEYIPAPNTIFKGIKKLPPGSFMIINPAGEIKTEQYGDINFSYDEKLKEEEGYQEELLSLLKASVKRMLISDVPLGVFLSGGIDSSTITALMSELVPGQVKTFSIGFEDRSFDESGYARKVAQYFGTRHYEEILSPNKLIELVPIIADVLDEPLGDASIIPTYLLSQFTRQYVTVALGGDGGDELFAGYPTYPAHRLAHSYEKLPGFLREGMIEKIIKKLPVSTSNISLDFQAKKFISGIPYSPEIRNYIWLGSFSPIEKKDLLSNEICDILKTTNSFEDIEMYLAKTKTEDFLDRLLYLDMKFYLQEDILVKVDRASMANSLEVRPPLLDHTFVEYVANLPHQLKLKGLTTKYIFKKAVKHLLPKGIASRKKKGFGIPVAKWFKNELKGFVLDIFAESKIKKEGFFNYSYINRLLNDHFENKKGNRSGYISKV